The following proteins come from a genomic window of Microbacterium sp. SY138:
- a CDS encoding amidohydrolase, which yields MRKLTPFDRSAQTAPVLLTAHAIHTADVAASTATAMLTDRGRILAIGTLADCEAAAERGGLSPERIDLGDGVVVPGFVDAHAHPLMFGQMMSWVDCGPEKAGSIPEIVALLKAAAADLPAGRPVRGYGYEQRNLAEKRHPTRFELDEVAADREVYLMNASGHGGVVNSHTLTINGVDRDTPNPEGGEFFRDAEGELTGELSDAACNILTGVHGVKIGHHGPNFHLADEPEEHLRQLDAATQRFLAGGVTSIGDAQVTRREFDMYLRLAEAGRLELRVSMYLLSHLLDEALEMGLVGQFGNAHLSFAGIKFYADGTLGGWTAYFPDGYVGDPCRTGQLYHEPAEYAGLISRAHAAGLQTATHAQSPTAIEMVVSAIEAALAEHPDADARHRIEHCGLPTPEQIERMALSGIRPVNQTQHYFNWGEGVEEAIGTPGERFNPLGEFERAGVPFTISSDAPVAEPIPLEAIQTAVTRVTRRGHKLGPDDLRVSALAALRAHTIEGAVSIGREDDLGSLEIGKYADFVVLSGDPLVVPAEEISAITVRETWVDGTRRHQV from the coding sequence ATGAGAAAGCTCACCCCCTTCGACCGCTCGGCCCAGACGGCACCCGTCCTGCTGACCGCGCACGCGATCCACACGGCGGATGTCGCGGCCTCCACCGCCACGGCGATGCTGACCGATCGCGGGCGGATCCTCGCGATCGGCACCCTCGCCGACTGCGAGGCCGCGGCCGAGCGGGGTGGGCTCTCTCCGGAGCGCATCGACCTCGGCGACGGGGTCGTGGTCCCCGGCTTCGTCGACGCCCACGCGCATCCGCTCATGTTCGGGCAGATGATGAGCTGGGTCGACTGCGGGCCCGAGAAGGCAGGCAGCATCCCCGAGATCGTGGCCCTGCTGAAGGCCGCGGCTGCCGACCTGCCCGCGGGGCGCCCGGTGCGCGGCTACGGCTACGAGCAGCGCAACCTCGCCGAGAAGCGGCATCCCACCCGCTTCGAGCTCGACGAGGTCGCCGCCGACCGCGAGGTGTACCTCATGAACGCCTCCGGCCACGGTGGGGTCGTGAACTCGCACACCCTCACGATCAACGGCGTCGACCGCGACACCCCGAACCCCGAGGGCGGTGAGTTCTTCCGCGATGCCGAGGGCGAGCTGACCGGCGAGCTGTCGGATGCCGCGTGCAACATCCTCACCGGAGTGCATGGCGTGAAGATCGGCCACCACGGTCCGAACTTCCACCTCGCCGACGAGCCCGAGGAGCACCTGCGTCAGCTGGACGCCGCGACCCAGCGGTTCCTCGCCGGCGGGGTCACCTCGATCGGCGACGCGCAGGTCACGCGCCGCGAGTTCGACATGTACCTGCGACTCGCCGAGGCCGGGCGCCTGGAGCTGCGGGTGTCGATGTACCTGCTCTCGCACCTGCTCGACGAGGCGCTCGAGATGGGGCTCGTCGGGCAGTTCGGCAACGCGCACCTGAGCTTCGCCGGCATCAAGTTCTATGCCGACGGCACGCTCGGTGGCTGGACCGCGTACTTCCCCGACGGCTACGTCGGCGACCCGTGCCGTACCGGGCAGCTCTACCACGAGCCCGCCGAGTACGCGGGGCTCATCAGCAGAGCGCACGCCGCGGGGCTGCAGACCGCCACGCACGCCCAGTCGCCTACCGCGATCGAGATGGTCGTGTCGGCGATCGAGGCCGCGCTCGCCGAGCATCCGGATGCCGACGCCCGCCACCGCATCGAGCACTGCGGCCTGCCCACGCCCGAGCAGATCGAGCGGATGGCCCTCTCCGGAATCCGTCCGGTCAACCAGACCCAGCACTACTTCAACTGGGGTGAGGGCGTGGAAGAGGCCATCGGCACCCCGGGCGAGCGCTTCAACCCGCTCGGAGAGTTCGAGCGGGCGGGTGTGCCGTTCACCATCTCGTCGGATGCTCCGGTCGCCGAGCCGATCCCGCTCGAAGCCATCCAGACCGCCGTCACCCGCGTCACCCGCCGCGGACACAAGCTCGGGCCGGACGACCTGCGGGTCTCCGCGCTCGCGGCCCTGCGCGCACACACGATCGAGGGTGCCGTATCGATCGGGCGCGAAGACGACCTGGGTTCGCTCGAAATCGGCAAGTACGCCGACTTCGTGGTGCTCTCCGGCGACCCGCTGGTCGTGCCGGCCGAGGAGATCTCGGCGATCACGGTGCGCGAGACCTGGGTCGACGGCACGCGTCGTCACCAGGTGTGA